In Bombus affinis isolate iyBomAffi1 chromosome 11, iyBomAffi1.2, whole genome shotgun sequence, one genomic interval encodes:
- the LOC126921818 gene encoding DNA excision repair protein ERCC-5 isoform X1, producing MGVYGLWRLLDATGKQVPLETLEGKILAIDISIWIHQVLQGYQDRFGNPKPNAHLIGLFHRICKLLYYKIKPVFVFDGGVPMLKKNTIALRRKQKSMAKNKAQQMRTELINNLIKHSTIKAVLNTEKQDTTNGSSEIVINLQNKQTVNDMYKLPNMPSTSKAESSHSDDCNSDSSDEPSPKKQTKWTGNIHSVDVTSAEFKTLPADVRYEILTDLKETRKQSSWGRLHEMPEESNEFSGFQMKRLLKRRLVQQSLESAEKEMGGKTLTLDELDKLLKEQGIPTNVQNYTYRIAADNTTRLIYISDKNAYLKDNDDVNSDSKTIQHENRMDEATAGPSKDIKICDDINEYELDDCDSDTDITDMINFKFRRETDSEIESEVESNESRVLPKKYFKQNITNPALTYMLEYSGLTEKQIVTLLEQNNRETYKDVKNMSRISQQIDSFKTIQPCESKNNSLNTKHSSISEDSKEDTKHNYTNTIKSIDVSKPDLAESNTETNINISPTRIANISDKAQVESKNVVTVSSIDSMSDSDDFIEIEDIPIPDMDTITNKYVPQGIEITFRSDEKVVDDMFADVFETHNSELNTGIHLTQSAEIFHYDQEISGNERTFKETVDSKEDQIKDKQLLNLKEVDNLNVHTTIDIDPNTLNTNIPLEENQMKDSIENLTNSVKDNVEAANIKDNINVNMLTDHTKRISPIPTNEEELLSLQTQLEDKQTELMANIGKLERQGIDISDQIRIEAQELLRLFGIPYVIAPMEAEAQCAYLEQINLIDGTITDDSDIWLFGGQCVYKNFFDNNKKVLEFRSCDIQHYFSKPIVLSVQKETHPCTNYKIFISFLELTRNEMIRLALLVGSDYTTGLTGIGPVTALEILAAFPSEGDDLLQGLTNFSSWIENGKTAGPGKANLRTKLQNLQIQKGFPSQAVVQAYLSPKVDESKETFTWGKPNIILLADYVKQKFGWDKNKYNKIIEPVLKRLQEKQSQQKINAYFKLQTIPKSIEMNLSKRVQKAVQKLSNENKEDSISVESMQQPIKKKKSSVENRKKGGELKNERALVDNAKPKVFTVSACNEKNVDEYIPQRESDKANALKKKLHAIEVIRKSKQGLYKTKKIKRCVRKVKEKAELSESDSGSS from the exons ATGGGTGTTTATGGCCTTTGGCGTTTACTTGATGCAACAGGAAAACAAGTACCCCTGGAAACATTAGAGGGAAAGATCTTAGCTATTG ATATATCAATCTGGATACATCAAGTGCTACAAGGATATCAGGACCGCTTTGGCAATCCTAAACCTAATGCTCATCTTATTGGCTTATTTCATAGAATATGtaaattattgtattataaaattaaaccAGTTTTTGTTTTTGATGGAGGTGTGCCAATGCTTAAGAAGAACacaatt GCTTTACGCAGGAAACAGAAATCTATGGCCAAGAATAAAGCCCAACAGATGAGGacagaattaataaataatttgataaaACACTCTACAATAAAGGCAGTTCTTAATACAGAGAAGCAAGATACTACGAATGGCTCTTCTGAAATAGTTATAAATTTGCAAAATAAGCAAACTGTGAATGATATGTACAAATTGCCAAATATGCCAAGCACTAGTAAAGCAGAATCAAGTCATAGTGATGATTGTAATTCTGATTCATCTGATGAACCAAGTCCAAAAAAGCAAACAAAATGGACTGGCAATATTCATAGTGTGGATGTAACTAGCGCCGAATTTAAAACTTTACCAGCTGATGTGCGTTATGAAATTCTAACAGATCtcaaagaaacaagaaaacaaAGTTCATGGGGCCGTTTGCATGAAATGCCTGAA GAATCAAATGAATTTTCTGGTTTCCAAATGAAACGTTTATTAAAACGTCGATTAGTACAACAAAGTTTAGAATCTGCAGAGAAAGAAATGGGTGGAAAAACGCTTACGTTGGACGAGctagataaattattaaaagaacAGGGAATACCGACGAACGTTCAAAATTATACTTATCGTATCGCTGCGGACAATACAACTAGATTAATATATATTAGTG ATAAGAATGCGTATCTAAAAGACAACGATGATGTTAATTCAGATAGCAAGACCATACAGCACGAAAATAGAATGGATGAAGCCACTGCTGGACCCagtaaagatataaaaatctGTGATGATATAAATGAATATGAACTTGATGATTGTGACAGTGATACTGATATAACAGATatgattaattttaaatttaggCGAGAAACAGATAGCGAAATAGAATCGGAAGTAGAATCCAATGAGTCGCGAGTATTaccaaaaaaatatttcaaacaaaacaTTACGAATCCTGCATTAACGTATATGTTAGAATATAGTGGATTAACGGAAAAACAGATCGTTACCCTTCTCGAGCAAAATAACAGAGAAACTTACAAAGATGTCAAAAATATGTCAAGAATATCACAACAAATCGATTCATTCAAAACAATACAGCCTTGTGAAAGTAAAAATAATTCATTAAATACGAAGCATTCTTCAATATCTGAGGATAGCAAAGAAGATACGAAACATAATTATACAAATACTATAAAATCAATCGATGTATCGAAGCCGGATTTAGCTGAATCAAATACTGAGACAAACATTAATATCTCTCCTACTAGAATTGCAAACATTTCAGATAAAGCGCAAGTTGAATCAAAAAATGTAGTAACGGTTAGTTCAATAGACTCAATGTCAGATTCGGACGATTTCATAGAAATAGAAGATATTCCGATACCAGATATGGATACTATTACTAATAAATATGTTCCACAAGGTATCGAAATAACATTTAGGTCTGATGAAAAAGTAGTGGATGATATGTTTGCCGACGTATTTGAAACACACAATAGCGAGTTGAATACAGGTATACATCTTACACAATCGGCGGAAATATTTCATTATGATCAAGAAATATCAGGAAACGAACGCACTTTCAAAGAAACAGTAGATTCAAAGGAAGATCAAATTAAAGATAAACAACTGCTTAATTTAAAAGAAGTTGATAATCTTAATGTACATACCACTATCGATATCGACCCGAATACTTTAAACACGAATATACCATTAGAAGAAAATCAAATGAAAGATAGCATCGAAAATTTGACCAATTCTGTAAAGGATAATGTAGAAGCTGCAAATATCAAAGACAATATAAATGTTAACATGCTGACTGATCATACAAAAAGAATAAGCCCTATACCTACGAACGAAGAGGAATTGTTATCGTTACAa ACACAATTAGAGGACAAACAAACAGAACTAATGGCAAATATTGGTAAATTAGAAAGACAAGGTATCGATATTTCTGACCAAATACGAATCGAAGCACAG GAACTATTACGATTATTCGGAATACCATATGTCATAGCACCTATGGAAGCAGAGGCGCAATGCGCATACTTGGAACAAATTAATCTCATCGATGGTACGATTACAGATGATTCAGATATTTGGTTATTTGGTGGACAATGCGTTTACAAAAATTTTTTTGATAACAATAAAAAGGTTCTTGAATTTCGATCCTGTGATATACAACACTATTTCAGTAAGCCTATTGTACTTTCAGTACAAAAAGAAACGCATCCGTgtacaaattataaaatatttatctctTTCTTAGAATTAACGCGAAACGAAATGATACGGCTTGCTCTCTTGGTTGGTAGCGATTATACAACAGGTTTAACTGGTATTGGACCTGTTACTGCGTTAGAAATATTAGCAGCCTTCCCTTCAGAAGGCGACGATTTATTGCAAGGTTTAACAAACTTTTCTTCTTGGATCGAAAATGGTAAAACCGCTGGTCCTGGAAAAGCGAATTTGCGAACTAAATTACAGAATTTACAAATTCAAAAAG GTTTCCCGAGTCAAGCTGTTGTACAAGCGTATCTTTCGCCTAAAGTGGATGAATCAAAAGAGACTTTCACATGGGGTAAACCTAATATTATACTTCTAGCCGATTACGTAAAGCAAAAATTTGGTTGGGATAAaaataagtataataaaattatcgaaCCGGTATTGAAAAgattacaagaaaaacaaagccAACAGAAAATAAATGCATATTTTAAATTACAAACTATTCCGAAATCAATTGAAATGAATTTAAGTAAACGAGTTCAGAAGGCTGTGCAAAAATTAAGCAATGAAAATAAGGAAGACTCCATAAGTGTAGAAAGCATGCAACAAccaataaagaaaaagaaatcttcGGTTGAAAATCGAAAAAAAGGAGGAGAGTTGAAAAATGAACGAGCTTTAGTTGATAATGCTAAACCTAAAGTTTTTACTGTTTCTGCTTGTAACGAGAAAAATGTTGATGAATACATACCACAAAGAGAAAGTGATAAAGCAaatgccttaaaaaaaaaattacacgCGATCGAAGTAATTCGGAAGTCGAAACAAGGATTATACAAGACGAAAAAGATAAAGCGTTGTGTAAGGAAAGTAAAGGAAAAAGCTGAACTTTCAGAAAGTGATAGTGGTAGTTCGTAG
- the LOC126921818 gene encoding DNA excision repair protein ERCC-5 isoform X2: protein MGVYGLWRLLDATGKQVPLETLEGKILAIDISIWIHQVLQGYQDRFGNPKPNAHLIGLFHRICKLLYYKIKPVFVFDGGVPMLKKNTIALRRKQKSMAKNKAQQMRTELINNLIKHSTIKAVLNTEKQDTTNGSSEIVINLQNKQTVNDMYKLPNMPSTSKAESSHSDDCNSDSSDEPSPKKQTKWTGNIHSVDVTSAEFKTLPADVRYEILTDLKETRKQSSWGRLHEMPEESNEFSGFQMKRLLKRRLVQQSLESAEKEMGGKTLTLDELDKLLKEQGIPTNVQNYTYRIAADNTTRLIYISDKNAYLKDNDDVNSDSKTIQHENRMDEATAGPSKDIKICDDINEYELDDCDSDTDITDMINFKFRRETDSEIESEVESNESRVLPKKYFKQNITNPALTYMLEYSGLTEKQIVTLLEQNNRETYKDVKNMSRISQQIDSFKTIQPCESKNNSLNTKHSSISEDSKEDTKHNYTNTIKSIDVSKPDLAESNTETNINISPTRIANISDKAQVESKNVVTVSSIDSMSDSDDFIEIEDIPIPDMDTITNKYVPQGIEITFRSDEKVVDDMFADVFETHNSELNTGIHLTQSAEIFHYDQEISGNERTFKETVDSKEDQIKDKQLLNLKEVDNLNVHTTIDIDPNTLNTNIPLEENQMKDSIENLTNSVKDNVEAANIKDNINVNMLTDHTKRISPIPTNEEELLSLQTQLEDKQTELMANIGKLERQGIDISDQIRIEAQELLRLFGIPYVIAPMEAEAQCAYLEQINLIDGTITDDSDIWLFGGQCVYKNFFDNNKKVLEFRSCDIQHYFKLTRNEMIRLALLVGSDYTTGLTGIGPVTALEILAAFPSEGDDLLQGLTNFSSWIENGKTAGPGKANLRTKLQNLQIQKGFPSQAVVQAYLSPKVDESKETFTWGKPNIILLADYVKQKFGWDKNKYNKIIEPVLKRLQEKQSQQKINAYFKLQTIPKSIEMNLSKRVQKAVQKLSNENKEDSISVESMQQPIKKKKSSVENRKKGGELKNERALVDNAKPKVFTVSACNEKNVDEYIPQRESDKANALKKKLHAIEVIRKSKQGLYKTKKIKRCVRKVKEKAELSESDSGSS from the exons ATGGGTGTTTATGGCCTTTGGCGTTTACTTGATGCAACAGGAAAACAAGTACCCCTGGAAACATTAGAGGGAAAGATCTTAGCTATTG ATATATCAATCTGGATACATCAAGTGCTACAAGGATATCAGGACCGCTTTGGCAATCCTAAACCTAATGCTCATCTTATTGGCTTATTTCATAGAATATGtaaattattgtattataaaattaaaccAGTTTTTGTTTTTGATGGAGGTGTGCCAATGCTTAAGAAGAACacaatt GCTTTACGCAGGAAACAGAAATCTATGGCCAAGAATAAAGCCCAACAGATGAGGacagaattaataaataatttgataaaACACTCTACAATAAAGGCAGTTCTTAATACAGAGAAGCAAGATACTACGAATGGCTCTTCTGAAATAGTTATAAATTTGCAAAATAAGCAAACTGTGAATGATATGTACAAATTGCCAAATATGCCAAGCACTAGTAAAGCAGAATCAAGTCATAGTGATGATTGTAATTCTGATTCATCTGATGAACCAAGTCCAAAAAAGCAAACAAAATGGACTGGCAATATTCATAGTGTGGATGTAACTAGCGCCGAATTTAAAACTTTACCAGCTGATGTGCGTTATGAAATTCTAACAGATCtcaaagaaacaagaaaacaaAGTTCATGGGGCCGTTTGCATGAAATGCCTGAA GAATCAAATGAATTTTCTGGTTTCCAAATGAAACGTTTATTAAAACGTCGATTAGTACAACAAAGTTTAGAATCTGCAGAGAAAGAAATGGGTGGAAAAACGCTTACGTTGGACGAGctagataaattattaaaagaacAGGGAATACCGACGAACGTTCAAAATTATACTTATCGTATCGCTGCGGACAATACAACTAGATTAATATATATTAGTG ATAAGAATGCGTATCTAAAAGACAACGATGATGTTAATTCAGATAGCAAGACCATACAGCACGAAAATAGAATGGATGAAGCCACTGCTGGACCCagtaaagatataaaaatctGTGATGATATAAATGAATATGAACTTGATGATTGTGACAGTGATACTGATATAACAGATatgattaattttaaatttaggCGAGAAACAGATAGCGAAATAGAATCGGAAGTAGAATCCAATGAGTCGCGAGTATTaccaaaaaaatatttcaaacaaaacaTTACGAATCCTGCATTAACGTATATGTTAGAATATAGTGGATTAACGGAAAAACAGATCGTTACCCTTCTCGAGCAAAATAACAGAGAAACTTACAAAGATGTCAAAAATATGTCAAGAATATCACAACAAATCGATTCATTCAAAACAATACAGCCTTGTGAAAGTAAAAATAATTCATTAAATACGAAGCATTCTTCAATATCTGAGGATAGCAAAGAAGATACGAAACATAATTATACAAATACTATAAAATCAATCGATGTATCGAAGCCGGATTTAGCTGAATCAAATACTGAGACAAACATTAATATCTCTCCTACTAGAATTGCAAACATTTCAGATAAAGCGCAAGTTGAATCAAAAAATGTAGTAACGGTTAGTTCAATAGACTCAATGTCAGATTCGGACGATTTCATAGAAATAGAAGATATTCCGATACCAGATATGGATACTATTACTAATAAATATGTTCCACAAGGTATCGAAATAACATTTAGGTCTGATGAAAAAGTAGTGGATGATATGTTTGCCGACGTATTTGAAACACACAATAGCGAGTTGAATACAGGTATACATCTTACACAATCGGCGGAAATATTTCATTATGATCAAGAAATATCAGGAAACGAACGCACTTTCAAAGAAACAGTAGATTCAAAGGAAGATCAAATTAAAGATAAACAACTGCTTAATTTAAAAGAAGTTGATAATCTTAATGTACATACCACTATCGATATCGACCCGAATACTTTAAACACGAATATACCATTAGAAGAAAATCAAATGAAAGATAGCATCGAAAATTTGACCAATTCTGTAAAGGATAATGTAGAAGCTGCAAATATCAAAGACAATATAAATGTTAACATGCTGACTGATCATACAAAAAGAATAAGCCCTATACCTACGAACGAAGAGGAATTGTTATCGTTACAa ACACAATTAGAGGACAAACAAACAGAACTAATGGCAAATATTGGTAAATTAGAAAGACAAGGTATCGATATTTCTGACCAAATACGAATCGAAGCACAG GAACTATTACGATTATTCGGAATACCATATGTCATAGCACCTATGGAAGCAGAGGCGCAATGCGCATACTTGGAACAAATTAATCTCATCGATGGTACGATTACAGATGATTCAGATATTTGGTTATTTGGTGGACAATGCGTTTACAAAAATTTTTTTGATAACAATAAAAAGGTTCTTGAATTTCGATCCTGTGATATACAACACTATTTCA AATTAACGCGAAACGAAATGATACGGCTTGCTCTCTTGGTTGGTAGCGATTATACAACAGGTTTAACTGGTATTGGACCTGTTACTGCGTTAGAAATATTAGCAGCCTTCCCTTCAGAAGGCGACGATTTATTGCAAGGTTTAACAAACTTTTCTTCTTGGATCGAAAATGGTAAAACCGCTGGTCCTGGAAAAGCGAATTTGCGAACTAAATTACAGAATTTACAAATTCAAAAAG GTTTCCCGAGTCAAGCTGTTGTACAAGCGTATCTTTCGCCTAAAGTGGATGAATCAAAAGAGACTTTCACATGGGGTAAACCTAATATTATACTTCTAGCCGATTACGTAAAGCAAAAATTTGGTTGGGATAAaaataagtataataaaattatcgaaCCGGTATTGAAAAgattacaagaaaaacaaagccAACAGAAAATAAATGCATATTTTAAATTACAAACTATTCCGAAATCAATTGAAATGAATTTAAGTAAACGAGTTCAGAAGGCTGTGCAAAAATTAAGCAATGAAAATAAGGAAGACTCCATAAGTGTAGAAAGCATGCAACAAccaataaagaaaaagaaatcttcGGTTGAAAATCGAAAAAAAGGAGGAGAGTTGAAAAATGAACGAGCTTTAGTTGATAATGCTAAACCTAAAGTTTTTACTGTTTCTGCTTGTAACGAGAAAAATGTTGATGAATACATACCACAAAGAGAAAGTGATAAAGCAaatgccttaaaaaaaaaattacacgCGATCGAAGTAATTCGGAAGTCGAAACAAGGATTATACAAGACGAAAAAGATAAAGCGTTGTGTAAGGAAAGTAAAGGAAAAAGCTGAACTTTCAGAAAGTGATAGTGGTAGTTCGTAG